The nucleotide window TGAATTGATAACACCTAACAGTTTGGTTAATAATTTCTCTTTTTCAACTTTATTATCATCTGATATTTCCCTCCATTGTTTGATGTATTTAGCGTGCAATTGATGTAAAACATTTAATTTGTCTGTTCGCCATTTTAGATTATCGAGTTGTCCATGTCTTCGATCAGAAACTGTTTCGTCAAAAAGTTCTTGGATTAATTGAAGACTATTTTCGTAATCTGTTTTTATTTTGGACATGAATATTTCTCTTTCGGCATTATTTTCATCTAAATCAGCATAGAGTTCCATAATTTCTTTGTCGGAAAGAATTAAGTTGGTTTCTGTCTGAATCATCAAAAACTTAAGGAACGGCCAATCATTTATGCATTTTTTTAAAGATTGAAAAGATTCTGGTTTCTCAGTTTTCAATGTTTTTAAAGCATTTCCAAGTCCGTACCAACCCGTTATGGTGATGCGCGAAAGATTCCAGCTAAATACCCATGGAATGGCTCTTAAATCATTTAGTGTTCTTGTTCCGGTACGTCTTGCTGGTCTTGAACCAATTTTACTTCTTTCCAAGACATCGATACATGTGACTTTGCCGTAGAAATTAATAAAACCGGGAGTTTCAATTAAATCTCGATAATTTTCAAATGATTTTTGAGATAAATATTCCATTATCTCAAACGGATAATTTGTAGAATTCAGATTGTTTTTTGATTCCAACGAATGTTTTGCCACACCCGAAGCCAACGCATTGAGATTGTATGTAGCTGTAAGCGGGTTTCCAAACAATTGGGCAACCGTTTCTCCCTGAACTGTAATTTTTACTGTTCCGTTTACAGTGTTTGCAGGCATACTTTCCAAGAATCGGTGGTATTTTCCACCACCTCGGCTGATTGTTCCGCCCGTACCGTGGAAGAAATAAATATTAAAACCGGTTTTTTCGCCTATTTTAGAAAGTTTTTGTTCTGCTTTGTGCAAATTCCACTTACTTGCAATAGTTCCTCCGTCTTTATTACTGTCGCTGTAACCAAGCATTACTTCTTGTTTGTAATCTGTTTTTGAAGCTCTTTGTTGGGTTGCGGGATGTTGTAAAAACTTTTCCAATATCTCAGGACCATTGTCAAGGTCTTCAATGGTTTCTAGTAGCGGAACAACTTTTATGGAAGTTGTAAGTAATTGTGTTTCTTTCATTAAAAAATAAACCAACAGCAAATCACTTAGGTTTCTAGTCATACTGATTATAAACGCACCAATACCCTCCGAACCATATTGATTGATATGATTGCGAACCACTCGATAACAATCCAAAACATTATCCGCTTCGGAACCATAGGAAATTGTAATATCGGTAATTGGCGCATTGTTTTCCAAAAGTTTACTTAGATAGTCAACCTTTTTTTCTTCATTCCATTGTTCAAAATCGAAATCTTTTTCGCCATTGGCTTTTAATATTTGCGAAAAAGCTTTGTCATGAAATGTACTGTTTTGTCTAATGTCCAGTTTAGCCAAATGAAAACCAAAACAACTCACGGCTCTTTCCAATGGGAAAAGAATGTCATCTGCCAGACCTTTCATTCCAGTTTCGACAAGAATTTCTCTAAAAAATTTAAGGTCATAGCTTAAATCTTTGCTTGATTTGTAATAAGAATTAGAATCGGTAAAATGATTCGAGATGGTGTTGTCGAGTTTTGCAACCAATAAGCTCAGGTATTGCCTCCAAGGTTCATACGGATTTCTTTTTACTGCGTTTTCACCCTGAACTCCCAATGCTTTCGATTTTTCTTCGATAGCTTCCAATAAATTAAATGGAATAGGATTGTTTATCGCTGAAACCGAAAATTTTATGGTGGCATTAACCAATAAATTTTTTATTATGGCTAGAGCGTTTTTTCGGTGTAATTCTAATGTTTCCTGAGTGATAGTAGGAGTTACAAACGGGTGTCCGTCTCTGTCGCCACCTACCCAGCTTCCGAAATTAATTTTAGGAAATACATCCGGATTTTTAATTTTATTGGCATTCAGACCAGTTTTTATCCAAGAACCTTTTAAGTGTTCATCACTTTTTTCCAAAACCGTCGGCAAAATTTTACTCAGGTAATAGATAATGTTTGCTCTTTCGTCCTTGATGTCTGGTTTCTCAAGATATATTTCGCCTGTTCTCCACCATCTTTCCAGAAGATTAATGATTTTTTCCCTGATTTCGGTTTGTTCGAGACTGCTTAATGAAGTATTTTCTTTTTTTACCAAAAGCAAATACAACTCCCTGTGAATTTCGATTACCGTTATACGTTTCGCTTCGGTGGGATGGGCTGTCAAAACAGGGATAACATTTGTGTCCGAAATTGTCTGTAGCATTTCATCTTCACTAATTCCCTGTTGTTTCCAATAATGAAAAGCTTCTCCCCAGGAACCTCTAATGGAATAAAGATTTTCTTCATTTTCCATTTTTCTTCGGTACTGAGTAGCCGCATTTTCTTCAACCAAAGTCATCAGTTGAAAATAAATACTTAGTGACTGAATGATTTTGTCGCTTGAAAGTTTTTGGTTGTCTAAAAAGCCTTTTGTTTTAATGAGCTCGATTACTTCGTCTTCATTTATTCTTGAAAGCATTTCCTCATAGCAATCAATGATGAAATTTCTATCATTTAGAATCTTTTGAAATGATTTGCTGTTATCCATTTTTCATCCTATTATTTTTTTCTAACAAGTAAATTATACAGCAGAAAGAAATATTGAAGGTTAAAAAATGAAACATTTCTTCTGATTTTGTATAACATCAAAAATACGAAAATTGAAAAGAGAATAGTAAAATAACTTGCTAATTTTAATATAATTCTACTACAACGATTGCTGGGTTTAAAAGGCTTTATAGACTAAAAATAAGCTGTTGTGTGTGATTATTTAAAAATAGAAAAGATACAATTTATCAATTTTGTCATTTCGAGGAACGAGAAATCACATTATGCAAATATACGATGTGATTCCTCCTCTGTCGGAATGACAAAATAGCATTTTTTTTATTTTTTATAAATTATTGACGGTGCCGATTGTGCTTTGGCATAAATTGTCACGTCGGCAATGGTTACTCTGTTGGGAGCGTTTACGGCATAGGAAATAAAATCGGCTATATCTTCTGCCAATAATGGGTCGAAACCTTCGTAGACTTTTTGCGCTCTTTCTTTATCGCCTTTAAATCGAACTTCCGAAAATTCGGTTGCAACAGCTCCAGGAGCGATGTTGGTTATTTTAATTCCGTGTTGCGTAAGGTCAAGACGCATTCCTTCGCTTATGGCTTCTACGGCTTTTTTGGACGCGCAATAAACAGCTCCGTTGGCATACGTTTGTTTTCCTGCAACCGAACTTAAATTGATGATATGCCCTTTTTTCCTTTCCACCATCTGCGGAATTATGGCTTTGGATACATATAATAATCCTTTTACGTTTCCGTCTATCATGGCATCCCAATCTTCAATATCACCAGTATCAATAGTCGATAGTCCGTGAGCATTTCCGGCACTATTTACAAGAACGTCTATGTTTTTCCATTCATTTGGTAACGAATTTATTTGGGTTTCAACCTCATTTCTATTTCGAACATCAAATTGCAAAGTGTGAATTTTAACCGTTTTTGATACTAAGTTTTTCAGTTCTTCGAGTTTTTCTGCGCGGCGCCCGCAGATGATTAAATCATATCCGTTTTCGGCCAATTTGATTGCTGTTGCTTTTCCAATTCCTGAAGTTGCACCTGTTATTAAAGCAATTTTTGTCATTTTATTATTTCGTATTTTTTTGTAAAAGTGTTGCAAATGTTGGGTATTTGCTAATAAGTTTAATTGGAGGGCTAAGATACTAAAAGTACAGAAAGGAATTGTAGTCTCTTTTGAAATAACAAACGCAATTAGCCACGGATGATACGGATAAAACTGATTTTGCACAGATTTTATTTAGCTTAAAAAAAAATAAAAATCCGTCTAATCAGTTTTATCCGTGTCATCTGTGGGATATATTTTTTTAATCAAAAACATTTTTGCCTTTTCCAGTTGTAATCAGGCTGAAAAGGCTTTGCTCGATAAGTGCTCCCCAAGCCACGAACAATCACCGTAACATTCAAATTTTGGAGTCAAACCAATGTGGGTAAAACGGACTTGTGTTTTATTATTTATTTCAGATATTTCAAAAATGATTTTTGTCCCGGTCCATTCACTTTTGTCTTTGAAGGAACTCAAATTACTGTCAGTCACCAGCCAGACTATTTTTTCGTTGGGAACAGATTCTATTAGTTTTTGTTTCGAATAATGAATAGTTGCCATGGTATAGGCGAATTCATCGTTCAATTTTTCGGAGTTTCCTTCTATTTCTCCCTGCCACCAGCCGCGAACATTGTTGATGGCATCAAATGCTTCTTTTAGGGAATTGTCAACTACTATTGTTGTTGTAAAATTTGTTGTCTCCATTTTTTATTTGGTTTGAAAAATTATTTAAGCAATACTAATTGACCTGAATGGTATTGCAAATGAGATGTTCTGGTGATAATGATATTCAGCTTATTACGATGCGGTTCTTTGGCAAAGTCTTCGGCTGAAACCGCTGTATGTTTTTCAAACCATTCTTCGGGTTTCAAACTGTCAAATTTTTGCTTTAAGACTTCGCACTGTTTGGCCCAAAAACTTCTCAATTCTGAAGCTGGGGGTAATTGGTTTACTGTTTTGTCAGGAGATTTAATGAATGGTTCGTAAAGTTGAGGATACAATTTTTCGCCCATGTCTAATAGTATAAGCATCTCGTCGTGCACAGCTATAAGATGACCTAATAAATAAATTCCCCGGTTTTTGCCAGGCGCAATTTCCTTTTGTAAGGTTTCGTCAGTTAAGTCATTGAGGATTTTATCCCAATTTGCAATAGATCCGTTCCATCTGTCGAATGTCATTTTTAGAAAAATTTCTGTTGTTGCCATTTTTTTTATTTTAGAATTATTTTTTTTAGGCTATTAAATCACAATATTCTTGACGAAGTAATTTGAATATCTGCATATTTCCAGGCTTCATCAAAGCGATTTTTTGTTTCCTCATATTTCTTTTTATTCGCAAGTTTTTCGTAGGCATTCATTAATCCTTTCAAAGCCCAACCGTTATTTCGGAAATTCTTTAAGTCTTCTTCGTAAATGGTTATAGCTTCTTTATATTTTTTAGCATCAATCAATACAGCACCTAAATGATGACGAACAGAAAAAAACCAATCGGGAGGCTCGTTATAATTCAGTGCGTCTTCTTTTGCGACAGCTTCTTTTAAAAGAGGAATCGCTTTATTATAATTTTTCTCGTTGGCATTAATTTCTCCTTCCAATGTTTTCGACGCTATTTCGCATAAATCTATCATGCTGTTAATACCCCAAATAGTCAAATCTTTTATTTTGGGATCAGTCATTATTTTTTTCATCAAAGCAAGATGCTTTTTGGCTTCGGCTGGTTGATTTTTGGAAAGCATTGCCATTCCTTGTGCATAATGCCAAATCAGCAATGGGTATTTTAACTCTTTTTTTGGTGCAGGAGCATTCAGAATTTCTTTCCATAAACCCAATTTTATCTCCACATACCACGGGATGGAATAATAGTGTTGGAGTGTGGACCAAGTCGGATCAAGCAGTAATTTTTTGTGGGCGTGGTCTGCCGTTGCAAGTGCGCCTTTTAAGGCCGCTTTACTTTCTCCACTAAGTGTGGCACAAGCTGCAATGAAGTGGTAATTATGAGGATAATAGGCAAGGGGATACGCACCTTGAGCATGGCAGGCATCCATATAGGAGCTGTCAGTTTCGACTGCTTTTTGATTGGTTGTAACTCCATCGTGATAACGCCCGTTTCTTATATAAATATGTGATGGCATATGTACTAAATGTCCCGAACCCGGAACCAAATCGCGAAGTAAATCTGCGCTTGCTTCTGCTTTTTCTGGATTTTGAGACATTTCTTCAGCATGTATGTAAAAATGATTTGCACCAGCATGTTTTGGTTCCAATTGCAAACAATTTTTAAGCACCTTTATTATTTCGGGTGTCCAAGGCTGTGATGTTCCGTCTTTTTTCCATAAATTCCATGGATGTAGATTCATTAATGATTCTGTAAACAGGGCACCTATGGTTACATCACTTGGGTATTTTTTATAGACTTTGCGCATCGCGACGGCGTAAGAAGAATCGAGTACGGAACGCACAATAGTGGTGTCGTTGGAATAGCGATACGTTAAGGCATTAATCAAATCTTTCTCTTTTTCTGTGCAGGAAGCCGAATGTTTTTTTGCTTTTTTTACTGCTTCAAACGCTCTTATGAAATTATCCTTTTCCATACCAGCATTGTAATTTGGACCAAGGACATAGGCAAAACCCCACCAGCCCATGGCACAAGTAGAATCTTGTTTTGTAATTTCAAAAAAGGAGCGGGCAGCCTCGGCATGATTAAACCCGAAGGAAAGCATCAGTCCCTGATCGAAATATTTTTGGGCTTCTGTTTTTTTTGTTGAAATAGGAAAATGAAGACCATCTAATCCTTTGAAAAATGGTGCTTTTTTGTTTGAAGAATACCAATTTTTGTCGGTTACTTCGGGTGTGCTGCAATTGAAGTTGCTGGTCACAGGTATTCCTTCGTTAGCGGTCTTATTCTTTGAGCATGAACAGCAAATTAAAATCAAACAAATAACATAGAAAGTGTTTCGCATAATCCATATTTTTTTAAGAATATGAATTTACAAAATATTTTTATGAGCAGGAGATTTTTAAATTATTATTTGATTTTAATTTGCTGGTAATTAATGGTTTGTGGTTGTTTTTTTGGAGGCGAGTCTAGTTTTTTTTTGTATTTAAAATAAAAAATAGACGACGAATTGTATGGATTTGATAGAAATAATTGTTTGACGAAGTTTGCCTACATACCGGGCCAATACAAAACATTAAATTTATGTCCGTCGGGGTCTGAAAAAACAAAAGTATAACCCAGTTCGTAGTTTTGTGGTTCTGAAATTATTTTTCCGCCCGCTTTTTTTACATTTTCAGACCATTGATCGACTTCATCTCTGTTTTTGGCAGACAACGAAAAAATGATTTCGTTACCCATTTCTGGACTAACAATTTTACCGTTCGTAAAGAATTCCAATCTTTCCTTTTTAAAGAAATTGATAACAAATTTATTTTCGCCAAATACCAAACTCGTCAATTCCTCAGAATTATTATTGTCATTTTCCATGAATTCTAATTTGGTATAGAATTCGGTTGTTCTTTTTAAATCCGCTGAGGCCAAATTTGCCCAAATCATTCTTGGTTTCATGGTTTTAAATTTAAAATTGCAGAAACTAAAATTACGAATTAAAATACTTGAATGTTAAAATGATAGGTGTTTTTGTGATGTTAAGCAAGTAGTGATTAATGTGTTCGAAGTAAGATTTGTTTTAATTTAATTCTTGCAAAAACGCAATGCCGCAAAAAATGGTGACTATTGCTTATTTTCAATCGTTAATAGTGCAGATTTGCCACCCGAGCAAAAGCGAACAGGCGAAGCAAATCATTCCAAATACAAAACCATATTTCCATTAAGCCAATTGCCCAAATCCGTTGTAGCTGTTACCAGAAGGTGCTTTTCCTAAAGATTTTACTCTTCATCTTTTTCGTAGCCTTCATAATAATATGACTGTTCAATTCCTTTGAAGATAATTTCCCTATTATTAACATCGTTAGTTAGATTTTCTTGTAATAAAATCCGTAATTCCAAATCATTAATAGGACTTCTCTCCATTGATTGTAAATAAAGAGTTTTGTCAACGAGTTGCCAATTTACGACTTTCTTAAGTCTATTTTTTAAAATCATATCCAGCCAAATTCTCATAGATCTTCCGTTACCTTCCATAAAAGGATGAGCTATATTCATCTCGACATATTTAGCAATAATTTCATTAAAATTATTTTCTGGCATTTGCTCGATCTTTACTAAAATTTCACTGAGATATAAAGCGGTTGCAAATCTAAAACCGCCTTTAGAAATATTGAGTTTTCTTATTTCTCCAGCGAAATCATATAAACCATGAAATAGATAGTGGTG belongs to Flavobacterium gilvum and includes:
- a CDS encoding phosphoenolpyruvate carboxylase, with amino-acid sequence MDNSKSFQKILNDRNFIIDCYEEMLSRINEDEVIELIKTKGFLDNQKLSSDKIIQSLSIYFQLMTLVEENAATQYRRKMENEENLYSIRGSWGEAFHYWKQQGISEDEMLQTISDTNVIPVLTAHPTEAKRITVIEIHRELYLLLVKKENTSLSSLEQTEIREKIINLLERWWRTGEIYLEKPDIKDERANIIYYLSKILPTVLEKSDEHLKGSWIKTGLNANKIKNPDVFPKINFGSWVGGDRDGHPFVTPTITQETLELHRKNALAIIKNLLVNATIKFSVSAINNPIPFNLLEAIEEKSKALGVQGENAVKRNPYEPWRQYLSLLVAKLDNTISNHFTDSNSYYKSSKDLSYDLKFFREILVETGMKGLADDILFPLERAVSCFGFHLAKLDIRQNSTFHDKAFSQILKANGEKDFDFEQWNEEKKVDYLSKLLENNAPITDITISYGSEADNVLDCYRVVRNHINQYGSEGIGAFIISMTRNLSDLLLVYFLMKETQLLTTSIKVVPLLETIEDLDNGPEILEKFLQHPATQQRASKTDYKQEVMLGYSDSNKDGGTIASKWNLHKAEQKLSKIGEKTGFNIYFFHGTGGTISRGGGKYHRFLESMPANTVNGTVKITVQGETVAQLFGNPLTATYNLNALASGVAKHSLESKNNLNSTNYPFEIMEYLSQKSFENYRDLIETPGFINFYGKVTCIDVLERSKIGSRPARRTGTRTLNDLRAIPWVFSWNLSRITITGWYGLGNALKTLKTEKPESFQSLKKCINDWPFLKFLMIQTETNLILSDKEIMELYADLDENNAEREIFMSKIKTDYENSLQLIQELFDETVSDRRHGQLDNLKWRTDKLNVLHQLHAKYIKQWREISDDNKVEKEKLLTKLLGVINSLSSGLKNTG
- a CDS encoding SRPBCC family protein; the encoded protein is METTNFTTTIVVDNSLKEAFDAINNVRGWWQGEIEGNSEKLNDEFAYTMATIHYSKQKLIESVPNEKIVWLVTDSNLSSFKDKSEWTGTKIIFEISEINNKTQVRFTHIGLTPKFECYGDCSWLGEHLSSKAFSA
- a CDS encoding DinB family protein — its product is MATTEIFLKMTFDRWNGSIANWDKILNDLTDETLQKEIAPGKNRGIYLLGHLIAVHDEMLILLDMGEKLYPQLYEPFIKSPDKTVNQLPPASELRSFWAKQCEVLKQKFDSLKPEEWFEKHTAVSAEDFAKEPHRNKLNIIITRTSHLQYHSGQLVLLK
- the fic gene encoding protein adenylyltransferase Fic gives rise to the protein MKNIDKNSLENAYRLFESNDIEKIEIGTTKGLKQIHHYLFHGLYDFAGEIRKLNISKGGFRFATALYLSEILVKIEQMPENNFNEIIAKYVEMNIAHPFMEGNGRSMRIWLDMILKNRLKKVVNWQLVDKTLYLQSMERSPINDLELRILLQENLTNDVNNREIIFKGIEQSYYYEGYEKDEE
- a CDS encoding SDR family NAD(P)-dependent oxidoreductase codes for the protein MTKIALITGATSGIGKATAIKLAENGYDLIICGRRAEKLEELKNLVSKTVKIHTLQFDVRNRNEVETQINSLPNEWKNIDVLVNSAGNAHGLSTIDTGDIEDWDAMIDGNVKGLLYVSKAIIPQMVERKKGHIINLSSVAGKQTYANGAVYCASKKAVEAISEGMRLDLTQHGIKITNIAPGAVATEFSEVRFKGDKERAQKVYEGFDPLLAEDIADFISYAVNAPNRVTIADVTIYAKAQSAPSIIYKK
- a CDS encoding VOC family protein, which gives rise to MKPRMIWANLASADLKRTTEFYTKLEFMENDNNNSEELTSLVFGENKFVINFFKKERLEFFTNGKIVSPEMGNEIIFSLSAKNRDEVDQWSENVKKAGGKIISEPQNYELGYTFVFSDPDGHKFNVLYWPGM
- a CDS encoding tetratricopeptide repeat protein produces the protein MRNTFYVICLILICCSCSKNKTANEGIPVTSNFNCSTPEVTDKNWYSSNKKAPFFKGLDGLHFPISTKKTEAQKYFDQGLMLSFGFNHAEAARSFFEITKQDSTCAMGWWGFAYVLGPNYNAGMEKDNFIRAFEAVKKAKKHSASCTEKEKDLINALTYRYSNDTTIVRSVLDSSYAVAMRKVYKKYPSDVTIGALFTESLMNLHPWNLWKKDGTSQPWTPEIIKVLKNCLQLEPKHAGANHFYIHAEEMSQNPEKAEASADLLRDLVPGSGHLVHMPSHIYIRNGRYHDGVTTNQKAVETDSSYMDACHAQGAYPLAYYPHNYHFIAACATLSGESKAALKGALATADHAHKKLLLDPTWSTLQHYYSIPWYVEIKLGLWKEILNAPAPKKELKYPLLIWHYAQGMAMLSKNQPAEAKKHLALMKKIMTDPKIKDLTIWGINSMIDLCEIASKTLEGEINANEKNYNKAIPLLKEAVAKEDALNYNEPPDWFFSVRHHLGAVLIDAKKYKEAITIYEEDLKNFRNNGWALKGLMNAYEKLANKKKYEETKNRFDEAWKYADIQITSSRIL